A region from the Corylus avellana chromosome ca7, CavTom2PMs-1.0 genome encodes:
- the LOC132187313 gene encoding BTB/POZ domain-containing protein At3g56230-like yields MLDAKDTKNRLKEEVNGLKEEANGLKEEVSFLGAGFFTALKDQTHTDIQLKPANNGLSMPAHRALLAARSQIFKNMLDSDVCKVPPMDTLTLSEFNYEELECLLEFLYIGSLPKEKVEKHVCSLSLAANKYEISYLQKFCDRHMFRSKNTSNALDFLEISDICSNISLKESILNFIAKNMEDIAFSDRYEEFALKNPHLCVQITRTLVKKAKKK; encoded by the exons ATGTTGGATGCGAAGGATACGAAAAATAGACTAAAAGAGGAAGTAAATGGACTAAAAGAGGAAGCAAATGGACTAAAAGAGGAAGTTAGCTTTCTTGGTGCTGGTTTCTTTACTGCACTTAAAGATCAAACTCACACCGATATACAGCTCAAGCCAGCCAATAATGGGCTTTCCATGCCCGCACATAGAGCTTTACtg GCAGCAAGATCacaaatctttaaaaatatGCTAGACTCAGATGTATGTAAAGTGCCACCAATGGACACCCTAACACTGTCAGAGTTTAACTATGAAGAGCTCGAGTGCCTTTTGGAATTCCTCTATATTGGGAGCTTGCCTAAAGAAAAAGTGGAGAAGCATGTATGCTCTTTGTCACTAGCAGCCAATAAGTATGAAATCTCATACTTACAGAAGTTTTGTGACCGTCACATGTTTAGGTCTAAGAATACATCCAATGCTCTTGATTTTTTAGAGATCTCAGATATTTGTTCTAACATATCCCTGAAGGAGTCAATTTTGAACTTCATCGCCAAAAACATGGAGGACATAGCTTTCTCAGATAGATATGAGGAATTTGCACTCAAGAACCCACATCTCTGTGTGCAGATAACAAGGACATTAGTGAAGAAAGCCAAAAAGAAATGA
- the LOC132187314 gene encoding BTB/POZ domain-containing protein At1g01640-like, giving the protein MLNQTSPSSFHSKIPATYKKQKKTSYPSTAARYTQRLMDCRICTPQHVLNHGFVTAGKICNACIDGVRKIIDLMNEFEREKGSGITRKSSETLVHVSHWMLDAKHTKNRLKEEANGLKEEANGLKKEVNGLKEEVNVLKEEVSFLGAGFFTALKDQTHTDIQLKPANNGLSMPAHRALLAARSQIFKNMLDSESDVCKVPPMDTLTLSELNYEELECLLEFLYIGSLPKEKVEKHVYSLSLAADKYEISYLQKFCDRHMFRSMNTSNALDFLEISDICSNISLKESILNFIAKNMEDIAFSDRYEEFALKNPHLCVQITRASLMEAKKKMISL; this is encoded by the exons ATGCTAAATCAGACGTCTCCATCTTCCTTTCACTCTAAAATACCAGCTacttacaaaaaacaaaaaaagacaagCTACCCCTCTACAGCAGCCCGTTACACACAGCGGCTGATGGACTGCCGTATCTGTACACCACAACATGTGCTTAATCATGGGTTTGTTACTGCGGGTAAAATATGTAATGCTTGCATCGATGGAGTTCGGAAGATAATCGATCTCATGAACGAGTTTGAAAGGGAGAAAGGAAGTGGTATTACACGAAAGTCGTCTGAG ACACTCGTGCATGTTTCACACTGGATGTTGGATGCGAAGCATACGAAAAATAGACTAAAAGAGGAAGCAAATGGACTAAAAGAGGAAGCAAATGGActaaaaaaggaagtaaatggACTAAAAGAGGAAGTAAATGTACTAAAAGAGGAAGTTAGCTTTCTTGGCGCTGGTTTCTTTACTGCACTTAAAGATCAAACTCACACCGATATACAGCTCAAGCCAGCCAATAATGGGCTTTCCATGCCCGCACATAGAGCTTTACtg GCAGCAAGATCacaaatctttaaaaatatGCTAGACTCAGAGTCAGATGTATGTAAAGTGCCACCAATGGACACCCTAACATTGTCAGAGTTGAACTATGAAGAGCTCGAGTGCCTTTTGGAATTCCTCTATATTGGGAGCTTGCCTAAAGAAAAAGTGGAGAAGCATGTATACTCTTTGTCACTAGCAGCCGACAAGTATGAAATCTCATACTTACAGAAGTTTTGTGACCGTCACATGTTTAGGTCTATGAATACATCCAATGCTCTTGATTTTTTAGAGATCTCAGATATTTGTTCTAACATATCCCTGAAGGAGTCAATTTTGAACTTCATCGCCAAAAACATGGAGGACATAGCTTTCTCAGATAGATATGAGGAATTTGCACTCAAGAACCCACATCTCTGTGTGCAGATAACAAGGGCATCATTGATggaagccaaaaagaaaatgatttcatTGTAA